A window of the Streptomyces albireticuli genome harbors these coding sequences:
- a CDS encoding DNA repair ATPase: protein MITERRDAGEEQDAGTAPAANGNANGNANGNANGYGYGDGNANGYGASPAATGPAGPDAGAYAVLRDRLTAQAGELRRRAEELNARRAAAFGSTGLHLLGTAALRTEHPCEPRDIAAAGGHLLLGVRAPARTGPDTAVADVLTLHSVHADGPAGEEGAGTDGTGGGVTLAAAPADALPGLLHDPAFTKDFAELHRYYRDAALVRLHRAGGKLLAAFRTGPRPGDLRVLRWRVATDGTPAYLDAHGERDHAPAPSQELAWTPATRDDHVLGRHPHVSVAGEAFVSTVGGTLTIKTENSTETAEGVHSEPVDEPLQSLADAEIEHARAGTLLLLRVRPYNETARRHFVLDTATGTVTRQDGIGQACLRLPDDQGIVFPGGYHLATGATRTFDTDTAGLRFDAAVTAPNGEDVLYAFRAPDDGRTVLLPYNTLREEAATPLVCRGHALFDDGTLVTLRAGTGGPARAHTLQVWRTPFRSDAHAAAGPAADDGPLARVGNADLVRCLSACLSLARAIPGTAPTPAALEPLLAACARVTDRFPWLAEPGLGELHTPLAAVRATAEQVLRESGAVEALTRQAADALGEAAVHIASLVRRIRGEAPRTAGAWVDRITELRRAQGRLATLREMPYADVPRVDTLAADVAGDITATARRAVAFLQRSDAFAADHADTEALTAEAEALATAAGAGPLADRITERTEGLQVLTEVVTGLDIGDATVRTAVLERVGEVLGGLNRARATLAARRRALQEHEGRAAFAAETALLGQAVTGALAAAGTPEECEDQLGRLLLRLEDLEARFAGHDDFLAELATRRGDVHDAFAARRQSLQDARARQAERLAGSAARILETVGRRAAALADQDAVHTYFASDPMVAKVRRTAAELRGLDDPVRADELEGRLAATRQEAVRALRDRADLFADGGGTGAAGRTVRLGRHRFTVTTRPAELTLVPHGDGLALALTGTDYRAPVTDPGFAATRPHWDRLLPSESPEVYRAEHLAAEILATGDPAALREADLPALVRRAAEAAYDEGYERGVHDHDATALLTALLRLRAGAGLLWHPAGARATAQLYWAHGPDADAREDTARRAVSLGRARAAFGRPEAVDALKTELAEDIERFAAASGLETAPSAAAAAYLVEHLASGADGFVTAAPARALLDAFHRAVDGTSYAADLRATTGLPDRRRLALAWLGAYAAASGEDTDPGDLAEAVAAEVCPLLPRRAADAPLTATVDGLLGTHPRVTDRRLTLRLDEFHARTDRFRAHDVPAFRAYQRQRDALVARERDRLRLDDFRPRVMSAFVRNRLVDEVYLPLVGDSLARQLGTAGEGARTDRSGLLLLLSPPGYGKTTLMEYVADRLGLVFVKVNGPALGRGTVSLDPAEAPDAAARQEVEKINFALAAGNNTLLHLDDIQHTSPELLEKFLSLCDAQRRVDGVLDGEPRTYDLRGKRFAVSMAGNPYTGSGQRFHLPDMLANRADVRNLGDVLAGKEDVFALSFVENALTSHPALAPLAGRPPGDLPLLVRLAEGDTGVRAGELAHPYAPAELDRVLAVLRHVLAARRTVLAVNAAYIASAARSDATRTEPPFLLQGSYRDMNRITERVAAVMTDAELEAVVDDHYAGEARTLAADAEANLLKLAELRGTLTPEQAARRQEINAAYVRVHALGGPEADPLTRAVAALGLLADRVSAVEAAISRAVGGPPPRA, encoded by the coding sequence GTGATCACCGAACGCCGGGACGCGGGCGAGGAGCAGGACGCGGGCACGGCCCCGGCCGCGAACGGGAACGCGAACGGGAACGCGAACGGGAACGCGAACGGGTACGGGTACGGGGACGGGAACGCGAACGGGTACGGGGCGAGCCCCGCCGCGACGGGCCCCGCCGGCCCGGACGCGGGCGCCTACGCGGTGCTGCGCGACCGGCTCACGGCACAGGCCGGCGAGCTCCGCCGCCGGGCCGAGGAGCTCAACGCCCGGCGCGCGGCGGCCTTCGGCTCCACCGGGCTGCACCTCCTCGGCACCGCCGCGCTCCGCACGGAGCACCCGTGCGAACCGCGCGACATCGCGGCCGCCGGCGGCCACCTCCTCCTCGGCGTCCGCGCTCCCGCCCGTACGGGCCCGGACACCGCCGTCGCGGACGTCCTCACCCTCCACTCCGTGCACGCCGACGGCCCAGCGGGCGAGGAAGGGGCAGGCACGGACGGTACGGGCGGCGGCGTCACCCTGGCCGCCGCCCCGGCGGACGCCCTCCCCGGCCTGCTCCACGACCCCGCGTTCACCAAGGACTTCGCCGAACTCCACCGCTACTACCGCGACGCGGCGCTCGTCCGCCTCCACCGGGCCGGCGGAAAGCTCCTCGCCGCCTTCCGCACCGGACCGCGCCCCGGCGACCTGCGGGTGCTGCGCTGGCGGGTCGCCACCGACGGCACCCCCGCGTACCTGGACGCGCACGGCGAGCGCGACCACGCGCCCGCGCCGTCCCAGGAGCTCGCCTGGACGCCCGCCACCCGCGACGACCACGTCCTCGGCCGGCACCCCCATGTCTCCGTCGCGGGCGAGGCCTTCGTCTCCACCGTCGGCGGCACGCTCACCATCAAGACCGAGAACAGCACCGAGACCGCCGAGGGCGTCCACAGCGAACCGGTCGACGAACCGCTCCAGTCCCTCGCCGACGCCGAGATCGAGCACGCCCGCGCCGGCACGCTCCTCCTGCTGCGCGTCCGCCCGTACAACGAGACCGCACGGCGCCACTTCGTCCTCGACACCGCCACCGGGACCGTGACCCGCCAGGACGGCATCGGCCAGGCCTGCCTGCGCCTCCCCGACGACCAGGGCATCGTCTTCCCCGGCGGCTACCACCTCGCCACCGGTGCCACCAGGACCTTCGACACCGACACCGCCGGTCTCCGCTTCGACGCGGCCGTGACCGCGCCGAACGGCGAGGACGTCCTCTACGCCTTCCGCGCCCCCGACGACGGCCGCACCGTGCTGCTCCCGTACAACACCCTCCGCGAGGAGGCCGCGACCCCGCTCGTCTGCCGTGGCCACGCCCTCTTCGACGACGGCACGCTCGTCACCCTGCGCGCCGGCACCGGCGGGCCGGCCCGCGCGCACACCCTCCAGGTCTGGCGGACCCCGTTCCGCTCCGACGCGCACGCCGCCGCCGGACCCGCCGCCGACGACGGCCCGCTGGCGCGCGTCGGCAACGCCGACCTCGTGCGCTGCCTGTCCGCCTGCCTCTCCCTGGCCCGCGCGATCCCCGGCACCGCCCCGACGCCCGCCGCCCTCGAACCCCTCCTCGCGGCCTGCGCGCGCGTCACCGACCGCTTTCCCTGGCTCGCCGAACCCGGCCTCGGCGAGCTGCACACGCCGCTCGCCGCCGTGCGCGCCACCGCCGAACAGGTCCTGCGCGAGTCCGGGGCCGTCGAGGCCCTCACCCGGCAGGCCGCCGACGCGCTGGGCGAGGCCGCCGTGCACATCGCCTCCCTCGTCCGCCGCATCCGCGGCGAGGCGCCCCGCACCGCCGGTGCCTGGGTCGACCGGATCACCGAACTCCGCCGGGCCCAGGGCCGCCTGGCGACCCTGCGTGAGATGCCCTACGCCGACGTCCCGCGCGTCGACACCCTCGCCGCCGACGTGGCGGGCGACATCACCGCCACCGCGCGCCGCGCCGTCGCCTTCCTCCAGCGGTCCGACGCCTTCGCCGCCGACCACGCCGACACCGAGGCGCTCACCGCCGAGGCGGAGGCCCTCGCCACCGCCGCCGGGGCCGGTCCCCTCGCCGACCGGATCACCGAACGGACCGAAGGGCTCCAGGTCCTCACCGAGGTCGTCACCGGCCTGGACATCGGCGACGCCACCGTCCGCACCGCCGTCCTGGAGCGCGTCGGAGAGGTGCTCGGCGGCCTCAACCGCGCCCGCGCCACGCTGGCCGCCCGCCGCCGCGCGCTCCAGGAGCACGAGGGCCGGGCCGCGTTCGCCGCCGAGACCGCCCTGCTCGGCCAGGCCGTCACCGGCGCGCTCGCCGCCGCCGGCACCCCCGAGGAGTGCGAGGACCAGCTGGGCCGCCTCCTGCTCCGCCTGGAGGACCTCGAAGCCCGGTTCGCCGGCCACGACGACTTCCTCGCCGAGCTGGCGACCCGGCGCGGCGACGTCCACGACGCCTTCGCCGCCCGGCGGCAGTCCCTCCAGGACGCCCGCGCCCGGCAGGCCGAACGCCTCGCCGGCTCCGCGGCGAGAATCCTGGAGACGGTCGGCCGCCGCGCCGCCGCCCTGGCGGACCAGGACGCGGTCCACACCTACTTCGCCTCCGACCCGATGGTCGCCAAGGTCCGGCGCACCGCCGCCGAGCTGCGCGGACTCGACGACCCGGTACGGGCCGACGAGCTGGAGGGGCGGCTCGCGGCCACCCGCCAGGAAGCCGTGCGCGCCCTGCGCGACCGTGCCGACCTCTTCGCCGACGGCGGCGGGACGGGTGCGGCCGGCCGTACCGTGCGGCTGGGCCGCCACCGCTTCACCGTCACCACCCGGCCCGCCGAACTCACGCTCGTACCCCACGGGGACGGCCTCGCCCTCGCCCTCACCGGCACCGACTACCGCGCCCCTGTCACCGACCCCGGCTTCGCCGCCACCCGCCCCCACTGGGACCGGCTGCTGCCCTCCGAGTCCCCGGAGGTCTACCGCGCCGAACACCTCGCCGCGGAGATCCTCGCGACCGGGGACCCGGCGGCGCTCCGGGAGGCCGACCTGCCCGCCCTCGTACGGCGGGCCGCCGAGGCCGCCTACGACGAGGGCTACGAGCGCGGCGTCCACGACCACGACGCGACCGCCCTCCTCACCGCCCTGCTGCGGCTGCGCGCCGGGGCCGGGCTGCTGTGGCACCCGGCCGGGGCGCGGGCCACCGCGCAGCTGTACTGGGCCCACGGTCCCGACGCCGACGCCCGCGAGGACACCGCCCGCCGCGCGGTGTCGCTCGGGCGGGCGCGCGCGGCCTTCGGACGGCCGGAGGCGGTGGACGCGCTCAAGACCGAACTGGCCGAGGACATCGAGCGGTTCGCGGCGGCATCCGGCCTGGAGACCGCCCCGTCCGCCGCCGCGGCCGCCTACCTCGTGGAGCACCTGGCCTCCGGAGCCGACGGCTTCGTCACCGCCGCGCCGGCCCGCGCCCTCCTCGACGCCTTCCACCGGGCCGTGGACGGCACCTCCTACGCGGCGGACCTGCGCGCCACGACCGGCCTCCCGGACCGCCGCCGGCTCGCCCTGGCCTGGCTCGGCGCGTACGCCGCCGCCTCCGGCGAGGACACCGACCCCGGCGACCTCGCCGAGGCCGTGGCCGCCGAGGTCTGCCCCCTCCTGCCCCGCCGCGCCGCGGACGCCCCGCTCACCGCGACCGTCGACGGCCTGCTGGGCACCCACCCCCGCGTCACCGACCGCCGCCTCACCCTCCGGCTCGACGAGTTCCACGCCCGCACGGACCGCTTCCGCGCGCACGACGTGCCCGCCTTCCGCGCCTACCAGCGGCAGCGCGACGCGCTCGTGGCGCGCGAGCGCGACCGGCTGCGCCTCGACGACTTCCGGCCCAGGGTGATGAGCGCCTTCGTCCGCAACCGCCTCGTCGACGAGGTCTACCTCCCACTCGTCGGCGACAGCCTCGCCAGACAGCTGGGCACCGCGGGGGAGGGCGCGCGCACCGACCGGAGCGGCCTGCTGCTGCTCCTCTCACCGCCCGGCTACGGCAAGACGACGCTCATGGAGTACGTCGCCGACCGCCTCGGCCTCGTCTTCGTCAAGGTGAACGGGCCGGCCCTCGGCCGGGGGACCGTCTCCCTGGACCCGGCCGAGGCCCCCGACGCGGCAGCCCGCCAGGAGGTCGAGAAGATCAACTTCGCGCTGGCGGCGGGCAACAACACCCTCCTCCACCTCGACGACATCCAGCACACCTCGCCCGAACTCCTGGAGAAGTTCCTCTCCCTGTGCGACGCCCAGCGCCGCGTCGACGGCGTCCTCGACGGCGAGCCCCGCACCTACGACCTGCGGGGCAAGCGCTTCGCCGTCAGCATGGCCGGCAACCCCTACACCGGGTCCGGGCAGCGCTTCCACCTCCCCGACATGCTCGCCAACCGCGCCGACGTACGGAACCTGGGCGACGTACTGGCCGGCAAGGAGGACGTCTTCGCCCTCAGCTTCGTCGAGAACGCCCTCACCTCCCACCCCGCCCTGGCCCCGCTGGCCGGCCGCCCGCCCGGCGACCTGCCCCTGCTGGTCCGGCTGGCCGAGGGCGACACGGGCGTACGGGCGGGCGAGCTCGCCCACCCCTACGCGCCGGCCGAACTCGACCGCGTCCTCGCCGTACTGCGCCACGTCCTCGCGGCCCGGCGCACGGTCCTCGCGGTCAACGCCGCCTACATCGCCTCCGCCGCCCGGAGCGACGCCACCCGCACCGAGCCGCCCTTCCTGCTCCAGGGTTCGTACCGCGACATGAACAGGATCACCGAACGCGTGGCGGCGGTGATGACCGACGCCGAACTGGAGGCCGTCGTCGACGACCACTACGCGGGCGAGGCCCGCACCCTCGCCGCCGACGCCGAGGCCAACCTCCTCAAGCTCGCCGAGCTCCGCGGCACCCTCACCCCGGAACAGGCCGCCCGCCGGCAGGAGATCAACGCGGCGTACGTCCGCGTCCACGCCCTCGGCGGCCCCGAGGCCGACCCCCTGACCCGCGCCGTCGCCGCCCTGGGCCTCCTCGCGGACCGCGTCTCCGCCGTGGAGGCGGCCATCAGCCGGGCCGTCGGAGGGCCGCCGCCGCGGGCGTAG
- a CDS encoding SPFH domain-containing protein has product MDATAIGVGVLVAVLLLIALGVFFTVSRLFRKVEQGKALIISKTKRVDVTFTGAVVLPVLHKAEYMDISVKTIEIRRTGREGLICKDNIRADIHINFFVRVNKTVEDVVKVAQAIGTARASDPRTLQEFFAAKFSEALKTVGKQLDFVDLYTKREEFRDRIIAVIGTDLNGYHLEDAAIDFLEQTPMTQLDAANILDAQGIRKITELTAIEHVRTNEFQRTEEKEITRQNVEAREAVLELERRQADAEIKQQREIETVRAREEAETARVQAEERLRSHSAHLKTEEALGIQNENREREVAVAQKNRERVIAVESERIEKDRMLEVIARERETQLRRIAADKEVEAEKREIADVVRERIAVERTVAAQEEEIKKLRAVEEAERERQATVIRAEAEAQERLVKDIKAAEAAEQAAGHRAAETLTLAEARRKAAELDAEAAVRLADGKRADAAAVGLAEAEVRERTAQAIGKVGHAEAEVAREKAFAGAEGLKRKLQAEAEGLTDKAAAMAALDAASREHEEFRLRLEAEKDVRLAGIEVQRQVAEAQAGVLATGLENAKIDIVGGDSVFFDRLVNSIALGKGVDAFVDRSETVRTLAGPWLDKDDSSFTRDLGALAAGLGPAGLRDLTLAGALSGLIAGGGPRAGALQGLLESVRASGLADTNLAELVGAAPARVNGAGK; this is encoded by the coding sequence ATGGATGCCACCGCCATCGGCGTCGGCGTGCTCGTCGCCGTCCTGCTGCTCATCGCCCTCGGTGTGTTCTTCACCGTCAGCCGCCTCTTCCGCAAGGTCGAGCAGGGCAAGGCGCTGATCATCTCCAAGACGAAACGCGTCGACGTCACCTTCACCGGCGCCGTGGTCCTGCCCGTGCTGCACAAGGCCGAGTACATGGACATCTCGGTGAAGACCATCGAGATCCGCCGGACCGGCCGCGAGGGCCTGATCTGCAAGGACAACATCCGCGCCGACATCCACATCAACTTCTTCGTGCGCGTCAACAAGACCGTCGAGGACGTCGTCAAGGTCGCCCAGGCCATCGGCACGGCCCGGGCCAGCGACCCGCGCACCTTGCAGGAGTTCTTCGCCGCCAAGTTCTCCGAGGCGCTCAAGACCGTCGGCAAGCAGCTCGACTTCGTCGACCTCTACACCAAGCGCGAGGAGTTCCGGGACCGGATCATCGCGGTCATCGGCACCGACCTCAACGGCTACCACCTCGAGGACGCGGCCATCGACTTCCTCGAGCAGACCCCGATGACCCAGCTCGACGCCGCGAACATCCTCGACGCCCAGGGCATCCGCAAGATCACCGAGCTGACGGCCATCGAGCACGTGCGCACCAACGAGTTCCAGCGCACCGAGGAGAAGGAGATCACCCGGCAGAACGTCGAGGCCCGGGAGGCGGTCCTCGAACTGGAGCGCCGCCAGGCCGACGCCGAGATCAAGCAGCAGCGAGAGATCGAGACCGTACGGGCCCGGGAGGAGGCCGAGACCGCCCGGGTGCAGGCCGAGGAGCGGCTGCGCTCGCACAGCGCCCACCTCAAGACGGAGGAGGCGCTCGGCATCCAGAACGAGAACCGCGAGCGCGAGGTGGCCGTCGCGCAGAAGAACCGCGAGCGCGTCATCGCCGTCGAGAGCGAGCGGATCGAGAAGGACCGGATGCTGGAGGTCATCGCGCGCGAGCGGGAGACCCAGCTGCGCCGCATCGCCGCCGACAAGGAGGTCGAGGCCGAGAAGCGGGAGATCGCCGACGTCGTCCGGGAGCGCATCGCGGTCGAGCGGACCGTCGCCGCCCAGGAGGAGGAGATCAAGAAGCTGCGCGCGGTCGAGGAGGCCGAGCGCGAGCGGCAGGCCACCGTCATCCGCGCCGAGGCCGAGGCGCAGGAGCGCCTGGTCAAGGACATCAAGGCGGCGGAGGCGGCCGAGCAGGCGGCAGGCCACCGGGCCGCCGAGACGCTGACCCTGGCCGAGGCGCGCCGCAAGGCCGCCGAGCTCGACGCCGAGGCCGCCGTCCGGCTGGCCGACGGCAAGCGGGCGGACGCGGCGGCCGTCGGGCTCGCGGAGGCGGAGGTGCGCGAGCGCACCGCCCAGGCGATCGGCAAGGTCGGGCACGCCGAGGCCGAGGTGGCCCGGGAGAAGGCGTTCGCCGGGGCCGAGGGCCTCAAGCGGAAGCTCCAGGCCGAGGCCGAGGGCCTCACGGACAAGGCCGCGGCGATGGCCGCGCTGGACGCCGCGAGCCGCGAGCACGAGGAGTTCCGGCTGCGCCTGGAGGCGGAGAAGGACGTCCGGCTGGCCGGCATCGAGGTGCAGCGGCAGGTCGCCGAGGCACAGGCGGGTGTCCTCGCCACCGGCCTGGAGAACGCGAAGATCGACATCGTCGGCGGCGACAGCGTCTTCTTCGACCGGCTGGTGAACTCCATCGCGCTCGGCAAGGGCGTCGACGCCTTCGTCGACCGCTCCGAGACCGTACGGACCCTGGCCGGCCCGTGGCTCGACAAGGACGACTCGTCCTTCACCCGGGACCTCGGCGCGCTGGCCGCCGGCCTCGGCCCGGCGGGTCTGCGCGACCTCACCCTGGCCGGTGCCCTCAGCGGGCTGATCGCCGGCGGCGGCCCCCGGGCGGGCGCCCTCCAGGGCCTGCTGGAGTCCGTACGGGCCAGTGGGCTGGCGGACACCAACCTCGCCGAACTGGTCGGCGCCGCCCCGGCGCGGGTCAACGGCGCCGGGAAGTAG
- a CDS encoding PucR family transcriptional regulator — MTQQDISGEYLDGYADILARVSATGRRLSRDELESRRALGERAAERGCGLRRLIIGHLATTREVWSALPTSGGAPGARATAETVLAATEQAVDAFAEGYERAQRLAVRQEEAARREFIDDLLYGRSDLGRLAERAERFGLRLARAHAVAVAAGAEPYDDTHPVMRRVESALHVRFGDRQILLTTKDGRLICVAPGDQDDVLRYFTKQAHTATEGGQVAIGRAHPGAGGVVHSYEEALGALDLAARMGLEAPVLRAADLLVFPVLTRDRQAMADLVRSTLGPLRQARGGAEPLLETLTAYFDSGCVAAEAARRLCLSVRALTYRLERIHRYTGSDPADPMHRYTLQTAVIGARLLDWPAQEL; from the coding sequence GTGACGCAGCAGGACATATCCGGGGAGTATCTGGACGGCTATGCCGACATCCTGGCCAGGGTCTCGGCCACCGGCCGCCGGCTCAGCCGCGACGAGCTGGAGTCCCGCCGCGCCCTCGGCGAGCGGGCCGCCGAGCGGGGGTGCGGGCTGCGCCGGCTGATCATCGGTCACCTCGCCACCACCCGCGAGGTCTGGTCCGCGCTCCCCACCTCCGGCGGCGCGCCGGGCGCCCGGGCGACCGCCGAGACCGTCCTCGCCGCGACCGAGCAGGCCGTCGACGCCTTCGCCGAGGGCTACGAGCGCGCGCAGCGGCTGGCCGTGCGGCAGGAGGAGGCGGCCCGCCGGGAGTTCATCGACGACCTGCTCTACGGGCGCAGCGACCTGGGCCGGCTGGCGGAGCGGGCCGAGCGCTTCGGGCTGCGGCTGGCCCGCGCCCACGCGGTGGCCGTGGCGGCCGGCGCCGAGCCGTACGACGACACCCACCCCGTGATGCGGCGGGTGGAGAGCGCCCTCCACGTCCGCTTCGGGGACCGGCAGATCCTGCTGACGACGAAGGACGGCCGGCTGATCTGCGTCGCGCCGGGCGACCAGGACGACGTCCTGCGGTACTTCACCAAGCAGGCGCACACCGCGACCGAGGGCGGCCAGGTGGCGATCGGCCGGGCGCACCCCGGCGCGGGCGGGGTGGTGCACTCCTACGAGGAGGCGCTCGGCGCCCTGGACCTGGCCGCCCGGATGGGCCTGGAGGCGCCCGTCCTGCGCGCCGCGGACCTACTGGTCTTCCCCGTCCTGACCCGGGACCGGCAGGCCATGGCGGACCTGGTCCGCTCCACGCTGGGCCCGCTGCGGCAGGCGCGCGGCGGCGCCGAGCCGCTGCTGGAGACGCTCACGGCGTACTTCGACTCCGGGTGCGTGGCGGCGGAGGCGGCCCGCCGCCTCTGCCTGAGCGTCCGGGCCCTCACGTACCGGCTGGAGCGCATCCACCGCTACACCGGCTCGGACCCCGCCGACCCGATGCACCGCTACACGCTCCAGACGGCGGTCATCGGCGCGCGCCTGCTGGACTGGCCGGCGCAGGAGCTGTGA
- a CDS encoding trimeric intracellular cation channel family protein produces the protein MGTAMLHVLYLVGIAAFAASGVLAAHRARLDPFGGLVLAFAASISGGTLRDLVLDRHPLYWTHDWVLLTVIAVTAVVTMVYLRFRDLPHRALMTVDALGLAVVTVIGARAALDAGVTPFAVIILAVVTGVTGEVIRDVLCGEFPPLLLREEVYATAALAGASCYLLLDRLGMAGTPATVISAGTVFAIRMGALHYGLHLPRLSHRPRGGSGTS, from the coding sequence ATGGGGACGGCGATGCTGCACGTGCTCTACCTGGTGGGTATCGCCGCCTTCGCCGCCAGCGGTGTGCTGGCCGCGCACCGGGCCCGGCTCGACCCCTTCGGCGGGCTGGTGCTCGCCTTCGCCGCGTCGATCTCCGGCGGCACCCTGCGCGACCTCGTGCTCGACCGGCACCCGCTGTACTGGACGCACGACTGGGTGCTGCTGACCGTCATCGCCGTCACCGCCGTCGTGACCATGGTCTACCTGCGCTTCCGCGACCTCCCGCACCGGGCGCTGATGACCGTCGACGCGCTCGGCCTCGCCGTGGTCACCGTCATCGGGGCCCGGGCCGCCCTCGACGCGGGTGTCACGCCGTTCGCCGTGATCATCCTCGCCGTGGTGACCGGAGTGACCGGTGAGGTGATCCGGGACGTGCTGTGCGGGGAGTTCCCGCCGCTGTTGCTGCGCGAGGAGGTCTACGCCACCGCCGCCCTGGCCGGCGCGAGCTGCTATCTGCTGCTGGACCGGCTGGGGATGGCCGGCACCCCGGCCACGGTGATCTCGGCGGGCACCGTCTTCGCGATCCGGATGGGCGCGCTGCACTACGGCCTCCACCTGCCCCGTCTCTCCCACCGGCCCCGCGGCGGCTCCGGGACCTCCTGA
- a CDS encoding SRPBCC family protein — protein sequence MEWTGARYADGPTAEARIWIDAPPERVWELVSDITLMPGLSAELRSVEWLDGATAPAPGARFVGRSRHATFGEWEATSYVVECRPAEVFAWAVEDPENPAATWRFTLEPRDGGTELTEWVRVGPAPSGLSHAISLMPEKEQSVVFVRMREFERNMTATVAAVKERAEDGPAP from the coding sequence ATGGAGTGGACAGGCGCCCGCTACGCGGACGGTCCCACGGCGGAGGCCCGGATCTGGATCGACGCCCCGCCCGAGCGGGTGTGGGAGCTCGTCTCCGACATCACCCTCATGCCCGGCCTGAGCGCCGAGCTCCGGTCCGTCGAGTGGCTGGACGGGGCGACCGCCCCGGCCCCGGGCGCCCGGTTCGTCGGCCGCAGCCGCCACGCCACGTTCGGCGAGTGGGAGGCCACGTCGTACGTCGTCGAGTGCCGCCCCGCGGAGGTCTTCGCCTGGGCCGTGGAGGACCCCGAGAACCCGGCGGCGACCTGGCGCTTCACCCTCGAACCCCGCGACGGCGGAACGGAACTGACCGAGTGGGTACGGGTCGGCCCGGCGCCGTCGGGTCTCTCCCACGCGATCTCCCTGATGCCGGAGAAGGAGCAGTCGGTGGTCTTCGTGCGGATGCGGGAGTTCGAGCGGAACATGACGGCGACGGTGGCGGCGGTGAAGGAGCGGGCGGAGGACGGGCCCGCGCCCTGA
- a CDS encoding GNAT family N-acetyltransferase, producing the protein MKIEQVDWTDPDATALRAAQRAEIAERYGTTKSEPGVPPSAADIAAFFVAREDDGTAVGCGGLRDLGAGIGEVKRMYVAPAARGSGAAGRILRAMEEWARERGWTSLRMETGVRQPDAVRFYLRSGYERIPNFGPYEGVRNSMCFERSLVA; encoded by the coding sequence ATGAAGATCGAACAAGTCGACTGGACGGACCCCGACGCCACCGCGCTGCGCGCCGCCCAGCGGGCCGAGATAGCCGAGAGGTACGGAACCACGAAGAGCGAGCCCGGCGTGCCGCCGTCGGCGGCGGACATCGCGGCCTTCTTCGTGGCACGGGAGGACGACGGGACCGCGGTGGGCTGCGGCGGGCTCCGCGACCTCGGTGCGGGGATAGGCGAGGTCAAGCGCATGTACGTGGCACCGGCCGCGCGCGGCTCGGGCGCCGCCGGGCGGATCCTCCGCGCGATGGAGGAGTGGGCGCGCGAGCGGGGCTGGACGAGTCTCCGGATGGAGACGGGCGTGCGCCAGCCGGATGCCGTGCGCTTCTATCTCCGTTCCGGATACGAGCGGATCCCCAACTTCGGCCCGTACGAAGGCGTGCGGAACTCGATGTGCTTCGAGCGGTCCCTCGTGGCCTGA
- a CDS encoding VOC family protein, translating into MDIKLSQCFLAVDDHDKALAFYRDVLGLEVRNDVAFEGMRWVTVGAPSQPDVNIVLEPPVADPNASPADRQAMAELMAKGLLRGVIFSTDDCDATFERVSAAGGEVLQEPVDQPYGVRDCAFRDPSGNMLRFTQPRHR; encoded by the coding sequence ATGGACATCAAGCTTTCACAGTGTTTCCTCGCCGTCGACGACCACGACAAGGCACTGGCCTTCTACCGGGACGTCCTCGGCCTGGAGGTGCGCAACGACGTCGCGTTCGAGGGGATGCGCTGGGTGACCGTCGGCGCGCCGTCGCAGCCGGACGTGAACATCGTCCTGGAGCCGCCCGTGGCGGACCCGAACGCCTCGCCCGCCGACAGGCAGGCCATGGCGGAGCTCATGGCGAAGGGACTGCTGCGCGGCGTCATCTTCTCGACCGACGACTGCGACGCGACCTTCGAGCGCGTCAGCGCGGCGGGCGGCGAGGTGCTCCAGGAGCCCGTCGACCAGCCGTACGGGGTCCGGGACTGCGCCTTCCGCGACCCCTCCGGCAACATGCTGCGCTTCACCCAGCCCCGTCACCGGTGA
- a CDS encoding helix-turn-helix domain-containing protein, with product MTLEDLVRLRRARDMMDRDYAKPLDVPALARHALMSPGHFSRSFRAAFGETPYSYLMTRRIERAKALLRRGDLSVTEVCFEVGCTSLGSFSSRFTELVGESPSAYRARGHDASAAVPPCFAKIYTRPVRNGEAKRTTRP from the coding sequence GTGACCTTGGAGGACCTCGTCCGGCTGCGCCGGGCCCGCGACATGATGGACCGCGACTACGCGAAGCCGCTCGACGTCCCCGCGCTGGCGCGGCACGCTCTCATGTCCCCGGGTCACTTCTCCCGCAGCTTCCGCGCCGCCTTCGGCGAGACGCCCTACAGCTACCTCATGACGCGCCGGATCGAGCGGGCCAAGGCGCTGCTGCGGCGGGGCGACCTGTCGGTGACCGAGGTCTGCTTCGAGGTCGGCTGCACCTCGCTGGGATCGTTCAGCTCGCGCTTCACCGAGCTGGTCGGCGAGAGCCCGAGCGCCTACCGGGCCCGCGGCCACGACGCGAGCGCGGCCGTCCCGCCCTGCTTCGCCAAGATCTACACCCGGCCGGTCAGGAATGGAGAAGCGAAACGCACCACCCGCCCGTAG